The Apium graveolens cultivar Ventura chromosome 6, ASM990537v1, whole genome shotgun sequence genome contains a region encoding:
- the LOC141664774 gene encoding uncharacterized protein LOC141664774 has protein sequence MPQPPKTYLDTSSNCLITEETSYDIEEMTREHQLLLSQCNAQQLEVYNCIMEALTKNDSGLFFVYGSGGCVNLRELKENMRLTKGINDVKTQKMAKFTKWVLNIGDGKIDRAHHGDVEEDIEISEEFCNLGNVNYVDDMIESIFPDLHHNFQNPRYLSERAILTPTNNTVCHINDVIVEKIPG, from the exons ATGCCTCAACCACCAAAGACTTATTTGGACACCAGCTCAAACTGTTTGATAACAGAGGAAACAAGCTATGATATTGAAGAAATGACACGTGAACATCAGTTATTACTTTCTCAATGTAATGCACAACAATTGGAAGTATATAATTGTATCATGGAGGCACTGACTAAAAATGACAGCGGTTTATTCTTTGTATATGGAAGTGGAGGTTGTG TTAATTTGAGGGAACTGAAAGAAAATATGCGTCTCACTAAAGGAATAAATGATGTTAAAACTCAGAAAATGGCAAAGTTTACAAAATGGGTACTCAATATCGGCGATGGCAAGATTGATAGAGCACATCATGGCGATGTAGAAGAAGATATTGAGATTTCAGAAGAATTCTGTAACCTTGGAAATGTAAATTATGTGGATGATATGATAGAGAGCATTTTTCCTGATTTGCATCACAATTTTCAGAACCCAAGGTACTTGAGCGAGCGAGCTATTCTTACTCCCACCAATAACACAGTTTGTCATATTAATGATGTTATTGTTGAGAAAATTCCAGGATAA
- the LOC141664775 gene encoding uncharacterized protein LOC141664775 codes for MVVMKYLLQCVECEVISGSFVGTRHFIPRMQLSPNDTKLPFNLLRKQMPLQICYCMTINKSQGQSLQIVGLFLPKPVFTHGQLYVAVSRVTSPNGLKIFIESDMGRNTNIIQNVMYKEIFYNLPKS; via the coding sequence ATGGTGGTAATGAAATATCTTTTACAATGTGTTGAGTGTGAAGTCATATCAGGTAGTTTTGTTGGGACTCGCCATTTCATTCCGAGAATGCAACTGTCTCCAAATGATACAAAGTTACCATTCAAccttttgagaaaacaaatgcCACTTCAAATTTGTTACTGCATGACCATTAACAAATCTCAAGGGCAGTCTTTACAAATTGTTGGTTTGTTTTTACCTAAACCTGTTTTTACTCATGGGCAATTGTATGTTGCGGTTAGTCGAGTTACTTCTCCTAATGGTCTAAAAATCTTCATTGAATCTGACATGGGTAGGAATACCAACATTATTCAAAATGTCATGTACAAGGAAATTTTTTACAATTTACCCAAGTCATAA